Genomic window (Litorilinea aerophila):
GCACCCCTTCCCCATGGGCGTCATCCACCATGAGGATGGCGCCGTGGGCTTCGGCGATCTCGCAGATGGCGGGCAGGGGAGCGATGTCCCCGTCCATGCTGAAGACGCCGTCGGTGACAATGAGGCGGCGGCCGGACGCAGGCACCTGTTCCACCTTGCGGCGCAAGTCGTCCACGTCGCAGTGGGCATAGCGCACCACCTCCGCCCGGCTCAGGCGGCAGGCATCAATGATGCTGGCATGGTTCAACTCGTCGGAGAAGATCACGTCGCCCCGGCCCACCAGCGCGGGGATGGTGGCCAGGTTGGCCATGAAGCCGCTCTGGAAGGTGATGCAGGCCTCGGCCCGCTTGAACGCGGCCAGCCGCTCCTCCAGCGCCACGTGGAGGGACATGGTGCCGGCGATGGTACGCACCGCGCCCGGGCCGATGCCGTAGCGGTCGATGGCGTCTTTGGCCGCCCGGCGCAGCCGGGGATGGTTGGCCAGCCCCAGGTAGTTGTTGGCACAGAAGTTCAACAGCTCCCGCCCGTCGATGATCACCCGGGCGTCCATGGGCGACTCGATGGTGCGGATGGTGGTCAGCAGCCCTGCCTCCTGCAGGCGCGCCATCTCCGTTTCAATCCAGCGCAGGGTTTCG
Coding sequences:
- a CDS encoding glycine C-acetyltransferase encodes the protein MADETLRWIETEMARLQEAGLLTTIRTIESPMDARVIIDGRELLNFCANNYLGLANHPRLRRAAKDAIDRYGIGPGAVRTIAGTMSLHVALEERLAAFKRAEACITFQSGFMANLATIPALVGRGDVIFSDELNHASIIDACRLSRAEVVRYAHCDVDDLRRKVEQVPASGRRLIVTDGVFSMDGDIAPLPAICEIAEAHGAILMVDDAHGEGVLGEGGRGIVDHFGLHGRVQVEVGTLSKAFGVVGGLVAGSRLVVEWLRQRGRPFLFSSAMTVPDVAACLEAVQVLEESTELVDRLWENARFFKAEMQRLGFDIGHSQTPIVPVMLGEAPLAQHFSRRLFEEGLFATAISYPTVPMGKARIRVMNSAAHSRADLEEALAIFARVGRELGVIGG